The Winogradskyella schleiferi genome contains the following window.
GCCTGCAAAAATCTCAATAGCTTTCAATTAGATGGATGTGAGTTATATACATCGTGCGAACCTTGTCCTATGTGTTTGGGAGCCATATATTGGTCTAGAGTAGATAAGGTTTACTATGGAAGTACCCAAGTTGATGCCGCCAATATTGGCTTCGATGATCAATTTATTTATGATGAAATTCCTTTGCCGTATGCGGAGCGAAAAATTCCATTTTTACAATTGGCACATGAAATTGCTTTGGAGCCTTTTCAAGAATGGAGTAAGAAAGAAGATAAGACTGAGTATTGAATTAATATTTATTAATTCAGATGTAATAGCAAACAAATCTAGAGATAATATTTCTTTCTTTTCAATACTTATCAACTGAACAAAACTAGGAATAAGCGAAGAGAAAGCAAAAATGCAAGTCCTAATTTCCGATAACGTCGGAACAATGAAATTAGACGAAAAAAATAATAAAAAAATTGATAACCTTCATCCTAAACAACAAAACCATAAAAACATCAGAAAATTCTGGAATGACCTTATTGGATTTTGTGCGTTACCAACAACGCCTCACAGGAACCAAAATTGGTTGTCGTGAAGGCGATTGTGGTGCTTGTACAGTTTTAGTGGGTACATTAAAAGCGAACGGGATTATAGAATATCAAAGCATTACTTCTTGTATTTCGCCATTGGGAAATGCACATGGCAAACATATTGTGACCGTTGAAGGCACCAATTTAAAAACCAAATTAACCGCAGCGCAAGAAGCTATGAAAGCCAATTACGCCACACAATGCGGATTTTGCACACCAGGTTTTGTAGTCGCATTAACTGGTTTTGCCTTATCGAATTCCGAGAAGAATTACAGCAACGCTTTAGATGCCATTAGCGGAAATATTTGTAGATGTACAGGCTATAAATCGATTGAAAGAGCAGCGCATCAATTGGTTGAGAATTTGGAGGGACATAAGGATTTTCAGTCCTTTGGTTGGTTGATTGATAATGGCTTTATTCCAGAGTATTTTGAAACTATTCCTGAACGAGTGAAAGATTTAGAACGTAAAGATTTAAGCCAACCCAAAGGAAAATATGTTTCAGGTGGAACGGATTTATACGTTCAACAAGCTGATAATCTCATCGCTAATTCAGTCCATCTTATTGCTGAAAAAGAGTATTTAAAAGGTATTACAATTGAAAATGAGATATGCACGATTGGGACAAACTCAACCGTCTCCGATTTATGGAACCATTCTGAATTGAACAGCTATTTTCCAAATCTCAAAAAGCATCTAAAGCTAGTGTCTTCAGAGCAAATTAGAAATATGGCTTCCTTTGGTGGCAACTTAGTCAATGCGTCGCCAATTGGCGATATGACGATTTTCTTTTTAGCTTTAAATAGTGACATTACAATCATTGACAAGAACCAAAACGAAAGAACGGTTGCACTTAAAAATTTCTATCAAGATTATAAAAAATTCGATTTAAGCGAAGGCGAACTTATCCAAGATATCAAGTTCAAATTACCAACAAATCAATCCTATTTCAATTTTGAAAAAGTCTGTAAGCGTACCCATTTAGATATTGCCA
Protein-coding sequences here:
- a CDS encoding nucleoside deaminase, giving the protein MTDKEKYMQEAVNAALKGLNNNEGGPFGCVIVKDGEIVGRGNNKVTSTNDPTAHGEVMAIRDACKNLNSFQLDGCELYTSCEPCPMCLGAIYWSRVDKVYYGSTQVDAANIGFDDQFIYDEIPLPYAERKIPFLQLAHEIALEPFQEWSKKEDKTEY
- a CDS encoding FAD binding domain-containing protein, which translates into the protein MITFILNNKTIKTSENSGMTLLDFVRYQQRLTGTKIGCREGDCGACTVLVGTLKANGIIEYQSITSCISPLGNAHGKHIVTVEGTNLKTKLTAAQEAMKANYATQCGFCTPGFVVALTGFALSNSEKNYSNALDAISGNICRCTGYKSIERAAHQLVENLEGHKDFQSFGWLIDNGFIPEYFETIPERVKDLERKDLSQPKGKYVSGGTDLYVQQADNLIANSVHLIAEKEYLKGITIENEICTIGTNSTVSDLWNHSELNSYFPNLKKHLKLVSSEQIRNMASFGGNLVNASPIGDMTIFFLALNSDITIIDKNQNERTVALKNFYQDYKKFDLSEGELIQDIKFKLPTNQSYFNFEKVCKRTHLDIASVNSAIHISIENNTISEAHVAVGGVAAIPKYLHKTSKFLIGKSLTSEIILEANDSLQNEISPISDVRGTSDYKRLLARQLFFAHFTELFPEQFTLNHFVQHA